A window of the Cystobacter fuscus genome harbors these coding sequences:
- the ptsP gene encoding phosphoenolpyruvate--protein phosphotransferase, with the protein MSSQASPTLSLKGIGASPGVAVGHAYILDRKRVRTPKLRLAEAEVDPERMRMKTALDLSDQQLSDLKEQISHSEGPEHALILEAHRLMLHDPMFVDEVNRLIVEDRINAEWAVRRVARKLKHLFDNIPDEYFRERRSDVEYVADRVVRNLLGQVVDEEVAVPENAVVVAHDLSPADAALLARSGQVAGFVTDLGGQTSHTAIVARARSIPAVLGAGRASEQISPGDLVALDGQRGVLLVNPTEAQLARFHETRRRYQESEARALAAKDLPAQSTDGFRIRLVGNIEFPEELPSLLSHGAEGIGLYRTEFMFLDRKEAPSEEEQYRAYRQVLEAMEGRPVTIRTLDLGGDKVPGKGKHEKEPNPAMGLRAIRYCLANRELFRVQLRALLRASVHGNMRLMFPLISGMSELREARSELEACRTELGRAGVPLGKRIPIGIMVETPSAALIADRLAQEADFFSVGTNDLIQYSMAIDRQNRDVAYLYKPLHLSVLRSLRNIVAAARDARIPVAMCGEMAGDSVYALVLLALGFDELSMTAGQIPTVKSVLRQSSRAEAQKLLDEAMELTTAEEIERFIRMEMDKRFASEG; encoded by the coding sequence AGCAGCCAGGCTTCTCCCACGTTGAGTCTCAAGGGCATCGGCGCCTCGCCGGGCGTGGCGGTGGGCCACGCGTACATCCTCGATCGCAAGCGCGTGCGCACCCCCAAGCTGCGCCTGGCCGAGGCCGAGGTGGACCCCGAGCGGATGCGGATGAAGACGGCGCTGGACCTGTCCGACCAGCAACTGTCCGACCTCAAGGAGCAGATCTCCCACTCGGAAGGGCCCGAGCACGCCCTCATCCTCGAGGCGCACCGGCTCATGCTCCACGATCCCATGTTCGTGGACGAGGTGAACCGGCTCATCGTGGAGGATCGCATCAACGCCGAGTGGGCGGTGCGGCGGGTGGCGCGCAAGCTCAAGCACCTCTTCGACAACATCCCGGACGAGTACTTCCGCGAGCGGCGCTCGGACGTGGAGTACGTGGCGGATCGCGTGGTGCGCAACCTGCTCGGCCAGGTGGTGGACGAGGAGGTGGCGGTGCCGGAGAACGCGGTGGTGGTGGCGCACGACCTGTCCCCGGCGGACGCGGCGCTGCTGGCGCGCTCGGGGCAGGTGGCCGGCTTCGTCACGGACCTGGGCGGACAGACGAGCCACACGGCCATCGTCGCGCGCGCCCGCTCCATCCCGGCGGTGCTCGGCGCGGGGCGCGCCAGCGAGCAGATCTCCCCCGGGGACCTGGTGGCGCTCGACGGCCAGCGTGGCGTCCTCCTGGTCAATCCCACCGAGGCCCAGCTCGCGCGCTTCCACGAGACGCGGCGCCGCTACCAGGAGAGCGAGGCGCGGGCCCTGGCGGCCAAGGATCTGCCGGCCCAGAGCACGGACGGCTTCCGCATCCGGCTGGTGGGCAACATCGAGTTCCCCGAGGAGCTGCCCTCGCTCCTGTCCCACGGCGCGGAGGGCATTGGCCTGTACCGCACCGAGTTCATGTTCCTCGACCGCAAGGAGGCCCCGAGCGAGGAGGAGCAGTACCGGGCGTACCGGCAGGTGCTGGAGGCGATGGAGGGCCGGCCCGTCACCATCCGCACGCTGGACCTGGGGGGGGACAAGGTGCCGGGCAAGGGCAAGCACGAGAAGGAGCCCAACCCGGCCATGGGGCTGCGCGCCATCCGCTACTGCCTGGCGAACCGGGAGCTGTTCCGGGTGCAGCTGCGCGCCCTGTTGCGCGCGAGCGTGCACGGCAACATGCGCCTCATGTTCCCGCTCATCAGCGGCATGAGCGAGCTGCGCGAGGCCCGGAGCGAGCTGGAGGCGTGCCGCACGGAGCTGGGGCGCGCGGGCGTTCCACTCGGCAAGCGCATCCCCATTGGCATCATGGTGGAGACGCCCAGCGCGGCGCTCATCGCCGACCGGCTCGCCCAGGAGGCGGACTTCTTCTCCGTGGGCACCAACGATCTCATCCAGTACTCCATGGCCATCGATCGGCAGAACCGGGACGTGGCCTACCTGTACAAGCCCCTGCACCTGTCGGTGCTGCGCTCGCTGCGCAACATCGTGGCGGCCGCCCGGGACGCGCGGATTCCGGTGGCCATGTGCGGAGAGATGGCGGGCGACTCCGTCTACGCGCTGGTGCTGCTGGCGCTGGGCTTCGACGAGCTGTCCATGACGGCGGGGCAGATTCCCACCGTGAAGAGCGTCCTGCGCCAGTCCAGCCGCGCCGAGGCCCAGAAGCTGCTGGACGAGGCCATGGAGTTGACCACCGCGGAGGAGATCGAGCGCTTCATCCGCATGGAGATGGACAAGCGTTTCGCCTCGGAGGGGTGA